Proteins encoded by one window of Synechococcus sp. MVIR-18-1:
- a CDS encoding DUF4278 domain-containing protein, with protein sequence MNADLLDQSLCLCSSNSYALHRSPRFYEAQTSPSQGTGTWVFSENIMRTLLYRGQSYAAHQPSAAKTCVELTYRHEHYNTCREKVRAEMQQHPVLSYRGVRYSK encoded by the coding sequence ATGAACGCCGATCTCCTTGACCAATCCCTATGTTTGTGCAGTAGCAACAGCTACGCATTGCATCGTTCACCTCGTTTTTACGAGGCGCAGACCAGCCCAAGCCAAGGAACGGGGACTTGGGTTTTCTCGGAGAACATCATGAGAACTCTTCTGTACAGAGGTCAGTCCTACGCAGCCCATCAGCCCTCTGCGGCTAAAACCTGTGTGGAGCTCACCTATCGCCACGAGCACTACAACACTTGCCGTGAAAAGGTCAGAGCTGAAATGCAACAACATCCAGTTTTGAGCTACCGAGGCGTTCGTTACTCCAAGTAA
- a CDS encoding TIGR02450 family Trp-rich protein, protein MSWTVAKSWTSVTPQKGFRHFRLILQGGKGQSRWVELEAVLDSSVRLRIHWNELKNQELWTSGWQQLPPDE, encoded by the coding sequence ATGAGCTGGACTGTTGCTAAATCCTGGACAAGCGTTACGCCCCAGAAGGGCTTCCGCCATTTTCGCCTAATCCTTCAGGGAGGGAAAGGACAATCCCGATGGGTGGAATTAGAAGCAGTGCTTGATTCAAGCGTTCGTCTACGCATCCACTGGAACGAACTCAAGAACCAAGAGCTTTGGACCAGCGGTTGGCAACAGCTTCCACCAGACGAGTGA
- a CDS encoding methyltransferase domain-containing protein, whose protein sequence is MAVQILTEDQRYKLDREPDRVFYSEPRFVQHLDEGFRTRLTSFYREHIPSGAVVLDLGSSWVSHLPEDIHYERVIGHGMNEAELVANPRLDSHYVQDMNLEPTIPLKDASVDVCLAVAAWQYWTQPENVASEMLRVTRPNGTAIVAFSNRMFFTKAPQVWTDNDDKQHLDYVGTVLQANGWSDVRVFAEETKAAGLMGIVGGKGDPFFAVVARKSIG, encoded by the coding sequence ATGGCAGTTCAAATTCTCACTGAAGACCAGCGATACAAGCTCGACCGCGAGCCTGATCGCGTTTTTTATTCAGAACCACGCTTCGTCCAGCATTTAGATGAAGGCTTTAGGACACGTCTCACCAGCTTTTACAGAGAGCACATTCCATCTGGAGCTGTTGTGCTTGATCTGGGATCGTCTTGGGTGAGTCACCTACCAGAAGACATTCATTACGAGCGCGTAATCGGCCATGGCATGAACGAGGCAGAACTCGTGGCCAACCCAAGACTCGACAGCCACTACGTTCAAGACATGAATCTGGAGCCCACGATCCCCCTAAAGGATGCATCCGTTGATGTCTGCCTGGCCGTTGCTGCTTGGCAGTACTGGACACAACCAGAAAATGTCGCGTCAGAGATGCTCCGAGTCACGAGACCCAATGGAACAGCAATCGTTGCATTCTCGAATCGGATGTTTTTTACGAAAGCACCACAGGTTTGGACAGATAACGACGACAAACAGCATCTCGACTACGTGGGCACAGTGCTGCAAGCCAATGGTTGGTCTGACGTACGCGTGTTTGCGGAAGAAACAAAAGCCGCTGGTTTGATGGGAATAGTTGGCGGGAAAGGTGATCCATTTTTTGCAGTTGTTGCGCGCAAAAGTATCGGTTAA
- a CDS encoding NAD(P)/FAD-dependent oxidoreductase, whose protein sequence is MPKSTEVIVIGSGIGGLCCAGLTARAGKEVLVLEAHSQPGGAAHGFERQGYRFESGPSLWSGLSRWPSSNPLAQILRALDQPLDVVSYKDWDVLFPEGHLRVGVGGDGFERVVQRLRGPEAVAEWQRFTEVLQPIAAAADALPLLALPASVDGIGPLLRRSGRLVQHLPAIRHLSGAFGPLVDRHLQDPFLRHWVDLLCFLISGMPMADTNAAAMATLFGEWFDPQSCLDFPKGGSAAVVDALVRGLEAHGGSLRLGARVHQVLLDGDRAIGVELSNGETLYADVVVSNADAWGTAALLPETAAKAWRQDRLSTPRCRSFLHLHLGFDASGLEDLPIHTVWVGDWERGIDADRNAVVVSIPSVLDPSMAPEGHHVLHAYTPANEPWSEWADLQRGTAAYREKRGQRCQVFWDVLEQRIPDLRSRCQVVMEGTPITHRHYLSTDQGSYGPAMSAAKGLFPGVTTPVQGLLQCGSSCFPGIGIPPVAASGAMAAHAITGRRAQKDLLRSLDL, encoded by the coding sequence ATGCCAAAAAGCACTGAGGTGATCGTGATCGGCAGTGGGATTGGCGGCTTGTGCTGTGCCGGACTCACTGCTCGAGCTGGTAAGGAGGTTTTGGTTCTTGAAGCTCATAGTCAGCCAGGCGGGGCTGCTCATGGCTTTGAACGCCAGGGCTATCGCTTTGAATCTGGTCCATCCCTATGGAGTGGGTTGTCGCGGTGGCCAAGCAGTAACCCGCTCGCCCAGATCCTGCGTGCCTTGGATCAGCCCTTGGATGTGGTGAGTTACAAGGATTGGGATGTCTTGTTTCCGGAAGGCCATCTCCGTGTTGGGGTGGGAGGCGATGGCTTTGAACGCGTGGTGCAAAGGCTGCGTGGACCTGAGGCTGTGGCTGAGTGGCAGCGTTTTACAGAGGTGCTGCAGCCGATCGCAGCCGCCGCAGATGCCTTGCCGTTGCTGGCATTGCCAGCATCCGTTGATGGGATTGGTCCTCTGTTGAGACGGAGTGGACGCCTGGTGCAGCATCTTCCAGCCATCCGCCATTTAAGTGGTGCATTCGGACCTCTAGTGGACCGTCACTTGCAGGATCCATTCCTGCGTCATTGGGTGGATTTGCTCTGTTTTTTGATCAGCGGTATGCCGATGGCTGATACCAACGCAGCCGCGATGGCCACCTTGTTTGGTGAGTGGTTTGACCCTCAATCTTGCCTTGATTTTCCGAAAGGAGGCAGTGCGGCCGTGGTTGATGCACTCGTGCGTGGCCTTGAGGCTCATGGCGGCAGCTTGAGGCTTGGCGCAAGGGTTCATCAGGTGTTACTCGATGGTGACCGGGCCATTGGCGTGGAACTCAGCAATGGCGAGACGCTTTATGCCGACGTTGTGGTGAGCAATGCGGATGCCTGGGGTACAGCGGCTCTTTTGCCAGAGACGGCTGCGAAGGCTTGGAGACAGGACAGGCTGTCTACTCCTCGTTGTCGTTCTTTTTTGCATCTTCATCTGGGATTTGATGCGAGTGGTCTTGAGGACCTACCGATTCATACCGTTTGGGTCGGAGACTGGGAACGTGGGATCGACGCTGATCGCAATGCTGTGGTGGTGTCGATTCCATCTGTGCTCGATCCCTCGATGGCACCGGAGGGACATCATGTGCTCCACGCCTATACCCCGGCCAATGAGCCCTGGTCAGAATGGGCGGATCTCCAGCGGGGAACTGCGGCCTATCGGGAGAAACGTGGACAACGCTGTCAGGTGTTTTGGGATGTGTTGGAGCAACGCATTCCCGATCTGCGCAGTCGTTGCCAAGTGGTGATGGAGGGGACCCCTATCACTCACCGTCATTACCTATCCACGGATCAGGGGAGCTATGGCCCTGCAATGTCAGCAGCCAAGGGGCTGTTTCCTGGGGTCACCACTCCCGTTCAGGGATTGCTGCAATGTGGATCGAGTTGTTTTCCTGGAATTGGTATTCCACCCGTTGCTGCGAGTGGTGCTATGGCAGCGCATGCGATCACAGGTCGCAGGGCTCAGAAGGACTTGCTTCGCTCACTAGATCTTTAG
- a CDS encoding SIMPL domain-containing protein, whose protein sequence is MVESPKSVPEQSSPGPNRLSLWRRTPPLVLPMLVLSCGLVVAGAVAVKGIRTATDTVTVTGASTERLRSDYADWTVTVSGNGLSQQQAYQNLQPDLKRTLAFLQDAGIPENSTQLTVLRTDRNDIRNRVTGMLTNTEWTARQSIHVGSSDVALIRKASNTISNLIGDGVSLAIQPPAYTYTKLAEKRVDMLAKATADARDRAIAIAGQAGSGIGAITNADTGTFQITVPNSTKMGSYGSYDTSTIDKDITAVMGVTFRVQ, encoded by the coding sequence ATGGTTGAAAGTCCAAAGTCCGTGCCAGAACAATCGTCCCCAGGTCCGAACCGGCTTTCACTATGGCGTCGAACGCCTCCTCTGGTGTTGCCGATGCTGGTGCTGAGCTGCGGTCTTGTTGTGGCTGGAGCTGTTGCCGTGAAAGGGATTCGAACCGCAACAGACACCGTGACCGTGACCGGTGCCAGCACCGAAAGGCTTCGTAGCGATTATGCAGATTGGACCGTGACCGTGAGTGGCAACGGTCTAAGCCAGCAGCAGGCCTATCAAAATCTGCAACCTGATTTGAAGCGGACGCTCGCTTTTCTGCAAGATGCGGGCATCCCCGAAAACAGCACCCAACTCACCGTTTTACGGACTGATCGCAACGACATTCGCAACCGTGTTACCGGGATGCTGACCAACACAGAGTGGACAGCACGTCAGTCCATCCACGTTGGCAGCTCAGATGTGGCCTTAATCCGTAAGGCATCAAACACCATTAGCAACCTGATTGGCGACGGAGTGTCGTTAGCAATTCAGCCACCGGCTTATACCTACACAAAGCTGGCTGAAAAACGCGTCGACATGCTTGCCAAAGCAACTGCCGATGCTCGAGATCGAGCGATTGCGATCGCAGGTCAGGCTGGCTCCGGTATTGGAGCCATTACCAATGCAGACACAGGCACCTTCCAAATCACCGTGCCGAACTCCACAAAAATGGGGAGCTATGGCTCCTATGACACCAGCACCATCGACAAAGACATCACCGCGGTGATGGGAGTGACCTTCAGAGTGCAGTGA
- a CDS encoding rhomboid family intramembrane serine protease, whose amino-acid sequence MILLPLVLLGLSWLQEGIDQLLLGGRWNLAMGPGTPWWTLLTAPFSHGDLGHLIGNSIVFLPLSYLVLLKSLRGYVAVWIAVILLEIPLWMFWPVGSHGLSGVVYGLLGYLLLIGFLERRPLAIALSVIAVAFYGSALPGLLPWASPAGVSWIGHASGFIAGLLAAGAVSREPHQPSA is encoded by the coding sequence GTGATCCTTCTTCCTTTGGTCCTATTAGGTCTGTCCTGGCTGCAGGAAGGCATCGATCAACTCTTGCTAGGCGGACGATGGAATTTGGCCATGGGGCCTGGAACGCCTTGGTGGACCCTGCTCACCGCACCATTCAGCCATGGAGATCTAGGTCATCTCATCGGCAACAGCATCGTTTTTTTACCCCTCAGCTATCTCGTGCTGTTGAAAAGCCTGCGCGGTTATGTGGCGGTTTGGATTGCCGTCATTCTTCTCGAAATTCCGCTCTGGATGTTTTGGCCTGTGGGCAGCCACGGACTCTCAGGAGTCGTCTATGGACTCCTTGGCTACCTCCTGCTCATTGGGTTCCTTGAACGCAGACCGCTGGCCATCGCATTAAGCGTGATTGCCGTTGCCTTCTACGGAAGCGCCTTACCTGGATTGCTGCCCTGGGCCTCACCTGCAGGAGTGAGCTGGATTGGTCACGCGAGTGGATTCATCGCTGGGCTTTTGGCAGCTGGCGCTGTGTCACGTGAACCCCATCAACCGTCAGCCTGA
- the nth gene encoding endonuclease III: MLKKERASHLLCRLDEHYPDPPIPLDHSDPFSLLIAVLLSAQCTDKKVNEVTPALFAAGPTPSAMAALTEAEIYEHIRQLGLAKTKARNVHKLAHLLITVHGGKVPSSFEELEALPGVGHKTASVVMAQAFGVPAFPVDTHIHRLAQRWGLSNGDSVERTEKDLKSLFPPKSWNKLHLQIIFYGREHCTARGCDGTVCPMCRELYPKRRQPVIWRRP; encoded by the coding sequence TTGCTCAAAAAAGAGCGTGCTTCCCACCTGCTCTGCCGCCTGGATGAGCACTATCCAGATCCACCGATCCCTCTGGATCACAGCGACCCTTTCAGCCTGCTGATCGCTGTGCTTCTCAGTGCACAGTGCACCGACAAAAAGGTCAATGAAGTGACTCCGGCCTTGTTTGCAGCTGGACCAACTCCAAGTGCCATGGCGGCCTTAACAGAAGCAGAGATTTACGAACACATCCGCCAGCTCGGGCTCGCCAAAACCAAGGCCCGCAATGTGCACAAACTCGCTCACCTATTGATCACAGTGCACGGAGGGAAAGTACCAAGCAGCTTTGAAGAGCTGGAGGCGCTGCCTGGCGTAGGTCACAAAACCGCCAGCGTGGTGATGGCCCAAGCTTTCGGAGTACCGGCCTTCCCTGTGGACACGCATATTCATCGGTTAGCGCAGCGCTGGGGGCTTAGCAATGGAGACAGCGTTGAGCGAACCGAAAAGGATCTGAAATCCCTATTCCCCCCGAAGAGCTGGAACAAGCTTCACTTGCAAATCATCTTTTATGGACGTGAGCACTGCACTGCTCGTGGATGCGATGGAACCGTTTGCCCAATGTGCCGCGAGCTGTACCCAAAACGAAGACAGCCGGTGATCTGGAGAAGGCCTTAG
- a CDS encoding high light inducible protein: MDRTPATDTWFQSKAARSIHEDQLKKVELFNGRAAMIGFVIGVITEGLTGQGILHQIGLGPLVDGYTACSAQMLPFCF; this comes from the coding sequence ATGGACCGCACTCCCGCTACCGACACCTGGTTCCAAAGCAAGGCAGCTCGCTCCATTCACGAAGATCAACTCAAGAAAGTTGAACTTTTTAATGGTCGTGCCGCGATGATCGGATTTGTGATCGGGGTGATTACCGAAGGTCTCACAGGTCAAGGAATCCTCCATCAAATCGGCCTCGGCCCCCTTGTTGATGGGTACACAGCTTGCAGCGCTCAGATGCTTCCCTTCTGTTTCTGA
- a CDS encoding PfkB family carbohydrate kinase: protein MRSLPTDLTLAVVGHLEWVTFLAVNELPSPGQISRAHRSLEEPAGAGAVVAVQLARLTGQKVAFFTALGKDEIGARSEARLHELGVTPIIAWRDQPTRRGISLVDSSSDRAITVIGERLTPVAHDPLPWEHLANCAGVFVSATDPQGLKLARAAKVLTASPRLRLPVLQEAGVSLDALIGSNLDPGECIEEGAFTPAPTLRIATEGERGGVLIPGGRFEAQPLPGPLAETYGCGDSFAAGVTAGLAAGWSTTEAIKLGAQCGATCATHFGPYA, encoded by the coding sequence ATGAGATCACTTCCAACTGATCTCACTCTGGCTGTTGTCGGGCATCTCGAGTGGGTTACTTTTCTTGCCGTTAATGAGCTCCCTTCACCTGGGCAGATCAGCCGTGCCCATCGCTCCCTCGAAGAGCCAGCGGGTGCTGGCGCTGTCGTAGCTGTTCAATTGGCCAGGCTGACGGGCCAAAAAGTGGCCTTCTTTACAGCCCTTGGGAAGGATGAAATCGGCGCGCGGAGCGAAGCACGCCTGCATGAGTTAGGTGTCACACCCATCATTGCCTGGCGCGACCAACCCACCCGCCGCGGTATCAGCTTGGTTGATAGCAGCAGCGATCGAGCGATCACGGTCATTGGGGAGCGACTGACACCAGTCGCTCATGATCCATTGCCGTGGGAGCATCTCGCCAATTGTGCCGGGGTGTTTGTCTCTGCAACCGATCCGCAAGGACTCAAGCTGGCGCGCGCAGCCAAAGTTTTAACGGCTTCGCCCCGGCTTCGACTACCCGTTCTTCAAGAGGCCGGAGTCAGTCTCGATGCCCTGATCGGCAGCAATCTTGATCCAGGCGAATGCATCGAAGAGGGTGCATTCACCCCAGCGCCAACCTTGAGGATCGCCACAGAAGGAGAGAGGGGAGGGGTCCTCATTCCAGGAGGACGATTTGAAGCCCAACCTCTGCCTGGCCCTCTTGCAGAAACCTATGGATGCGGCGACAGCTTTGCCGCTGGCGTGACAGCCGGACTCGCTGCAGGATGGTCCACCACTGAAGCGATCAAGCTTGGGGCCCAGTGCGGAGCAACCTGTGCAACACACTTCGGTCCCTACGCCTAG
- the psbA gene encoding photosystem II q(b) protein: MTTTIQQRSGANGWQQFCEWVTSTNNRLYVGWFGVLMIPTLLAATTCFIVAFIAAPPVDIDGIREPVAGSLMYGNNIISGAVVPSSNAIGLHFYPIWEAASLDEWLYNGGPFQLVVFHFLIGIYAYMGREWELSYRLGMRPWICVAYSAPVAAASAVFLVYPFGQGSFSDAMPLGISGTFNYMLVFQAEHNILMHPFHMLGVAGVFGGSLFSAMHGSLVTSSLVRETTETESQNYGYKFGQEEETYNIVAAHGYFGRLIFQYASFNNSRSLHFFLAAWPVVGIWFTALGVSTMAFNLNGFNFNQSILDGQGRVLNTWADVLNRAGLGMEVMHERNAHNFPLDLAAAESTPVALQAPAIG, encoded by the coding sequence ATGACTACCACCATCCAGCAGCGCTCCGGCGCTAACGGCTGGCAGCAGTTCTGTGAGTGGGTCACCTCCACCAACAACCGTCTTTATGTCGGTTGGTTCGGTGTGTTGATGATCCCCACACTGCTTGCCGCTACCACTTGCTTCATCGTTGCTTTTATCGCCGCTCCTCCGGTTGATATCGACGGCATCCGCGAGCCTGTTGCAGGTTCACTGATGTATGGCAACAACATCATCTCTGGTGCTGTTGTTCCTTCCAGCAACGCCATTGGCTTGCACTTCTACCCAATCTGGGAAGCTGCCTCACTCGACGAGTGGCTCTACAACGGCGGTCCTTTCCAACTGGTTGTCTTCCACTTCCTGATCGGCATCTACGCCTATATGGGACGTGAGTGGGAACTTTCCTACCGCTTGGGCATGCGCCCTTGGATCTGTGTTGCATACAGCGCACCTGTTGCTGCTGCATCTGCAGTGTTCCTGGTCTACCCCTTCGGTCAGGGTTCTTTCTCTGACGCCATGCCTTTGGGCATCTCTGGAACCTTCAACTACATGTTGGTCTTCCAGGCTGAGCACAACATCCTGATGCACCCCTTCCACATGCTTGGAGTGGCTGGTGTCTTCGGTGGTTCACTGTTCTCCGCCATGCACGGTTCATTGGTGACCTCATCCTTGGTTCGTGAAACAACCGAGACCGAGTCCCAGAACTACGGCTATAAGTTCGGCCAAGAAGAAGAGACGTACAACATCGTGGCTGCTCACGGCTACTTCGGTCGCCTGATCTTCCAATACGCCTCGTTCAACAACAGCCGTAGCCTTCACTTCTTCCTTGCAGCCTGGCCTGTGGTCGGCATCTGGTTCACCGCCCTTGGCGTGTCAACCATGGCCTTCAACTTGAACGGCTTCAACTTCAACCAGTCAATCCTTGATGGTCAGGGCCGCGTCCTGAACACCTGGGCCGACGTTCTTAACAGAGCTGGACTTGGTATGGAAGTGATGCACGAGCGCAACGCTCATAACTTCCCCCTCGACCTGGCAGCTGCTGAGTCCACACCTGTGGCACTTCAAGCACCTGCAATCGGTTGA
- a CDS encoding metallophosphoesterase → MQTSRRYFLRLLATTAVSRCLLHAVQAAPNQKTFHSVAASERGDLRLALISDLNGPYGSTRYSPTVTAGIDLLSELKPDLVLCAGDMVAGQKISLTDSQLEAMWSSFQSTILNPLLQQGIGMIPTMGNHDASSQTKASQYVFARERHQAEAFWDHQKNRLGLKFIDASQYPFQFSVKQPGLFVVVIDASSATVDQGQRQWLEQALASESRSPDDCCIVMGHLPLTAISVGRDRAGECIEDAVNIIDLMRRHQVDLYLSGHHHAWYPGELKRQRMLSLGAMGNGPRRLLGTQRTSDPSLTVLDLFQTTRVVRETTFSLKTLESISLDSLPKQLSANSFPTLNRRDTNWSYGA, encoded by the coding sequence ATGCAAACAAGTCGGCGTTACTTTCTGAGGCTGTTAGCAACCACGGCAGTAAGTCGGTGTTTGCTTCATGCCGTTCAAGCAGCGCCCAATCAAAAAACGTTTCACTCAGTGGCAGCCTCAGAGCGGGGAGATCTTCGCCTGGCCTTGATCAGTGATCTCAACGGTCCTTACGGATCAACCCGCTACAGCCCAACCGTGACAGCAGGGATTGATCTGCTTTCTGAACTGAAACCAGATCTGGTGCTTTGCGCAGGGGACATGGTGGCCGGCCAGAAGATCAGCCTGACGGATTCTCAGCTTGAGGCGATGTGGAGCAGCTTCCAATCCACGATTCTCAATCCCCTCCTCCAGCAGGGGATTGGAATGATTCCAACGATGGGAAATCACGACGCATCCAGTCAAACAAAGGCTTCTCAGTACGTTTTTGCAAGAGAGCGCCATCAGGCAGAAGCCTTTTGGGACCATCAGAAGAACCGGCTTGGGCTCAAGTTCATCGATGCGTCGCAGTACCCCTTTCAGTTCAGTGTTAAACAACCTGGCTTATTCGTGGTCGTAATTGATGCTTCATCCGCCACTGTTGATCAAGGTCAACGGCAGTGGCTGGAGCAAGCACTGGCATCAGAGTCCAGATCACCAGACGATTGCTGCATCGTGATGGGACATCTCCCACTCACCGCCATCAGTGTTGGCAGGGATCGTGCCGGCGAGTGCATCGAAGATGCTGTGAACATTATCGATTTGATGCGACGTCATCAGGTTGACCTCTATCTCTCAGGACATCACCACGCCTGGTATCCGGGCGAACTCAAGAGACAGCGCATGCTCAGCCTTGGTGCCATGGGGAACGGACCTCGTCGGTTATTGGGGACGCAACGCACATCTGATCCGAGCCTCACAGTGCTTGATCTTTTTCAAACGACGAGGGTAGTTCGTGAAACCACATTCAGTTTGAAAACATTGGAGTCAATCAGCCTTGACTCCTTGCCAAAGCAGTTGAGCGCAAATTCATTTCCAACCTTGAATCGGCGGGACACCAATTGGTCTTATGGCGCCTAA
- the psbA gene encoding photosystem II q(b) protein, which yields MATAVRSGRLSSWQNFCQWVTDTNNRIYVGWFGVLMIPCLLAATTCFIVAFIAAPPVDIDGIREPVAGSLLYGNNIISGAVVPSSNAIGLHFYPIWDAASLDEWLYNGGTYQLVVFHFLIGISAYMGRQWELSYRLGMRPWICVAYSAPLSAAMAVFLVYPFGQGSFSDGMPLGISGTFNFMLVFQAEHNILMHPFHMLGVAGVFGGSLFSAMHGSLVTSSLVRETTENESHNYGYKFGQEEETYNIVAAHGYFGRLIFQYASFNNSRSLHFLLGAWPVVGIWFTSMGVSTMAFNLNGFNFNQSILDSQGRVLNTWADLVNRAGLGMEVMHERNAHNFPLDLATVESTPVALQAPAIG from the coding sequence ATGGCAACTGCCGTTCGCAGCGGTCGCTTAAGCAGCTGGCAAAACTTTTGTCAGTGGGTCACTGATACCAACAACCGCATCTATGTTGGTTGGTTCGGTGTGCTGATGATCCCTTGTCTGCTTGCCGCTACCACTTGCTTCATCGTCGCTTTTATCGCCGCTCCTCCGGTTGATATCGACGGCATCCGCGAGCCCGTGGCTGGCTCTTTGTTGTACGGCAACAACATCATTTCTGGTGCTGTTGTTCCTTCCAGCAACGCCATTGGCTTGCACTTCTACCCAATCTGGGATGCTGCCTCACTCGACGAGTGGCTCTACAACGGCGGCACCTATCAGCTGGTTGTCTTCCACTTCCTGATCGGCATTTCGGCTTACATGGGCCGTCAGTGGGAATTGTCCTACCGCTTGGGCATGCGCCCTTGGATCTGTGTTGCATACAGCGCACCGCTGTCTGCAGCCATGGCTGTTTTCCTGGTGTACCCCTTCGGTCAGGGTTCTTTCTCTGACGGCATGCCTTTGGGCATCTCTGGAACCTTCAACTTCATGTTGGTCTTCCAGGCTGAGCACAACATCCTGATGCACCCCTTCCACATGCTTGGAGTGGCTGGTGTCTTCGGTGGTTCACTGTTCTCCGCCATGCACGGCTCACTGGTGACCTCATCCTTGGTTCGTGAAACAACCGAGAACGAGTCCCACAACTACGGCTATAAGTTCGGCCAAGAGGAAGAGACGTACAACATCGTGGCTGCTCACGGCTACTTCGGTCGCCTGATCTTCCAATACGCCTCGTTCAACAACAGCCGTAGCCTTCATTTCTTGTTGGGAGCCTGGCCCGTTGTGGGCATTTGGTTTACGTCCATGGGCGTGTCAACCATGGCCTTCAACTTGAACGGCTTCAACTTCAACCAGTCCATCCTTGATAGTCAGGGCCGCGTCCTGAACACCTGGGCTGACTTGGTGAACCGTGCCGGTCTCGGCATGGAAGTGATGCACGAGCGCAACGCTCATAACTTCCCCCTCGACCTGGCAACTGTTGAGTCCACACCTGTGGCACTTCAAGCACCTGCAATCGGTTGA
- a CDS encoding YcjF family protein, translating to MPVPSISTIKLIPSIAGKLALAGGTLAFGSWLFSDLVHLPGGGAGFLVLGAGFWWMSRPSRPPQFSEPSSISGWIRRCEAVLAQFTELELALGLDGLRCPREQELDLLKAQHAPLSVGVVISEGGTHPSTSELHNALEGSNSLELCIAKPLPVVADAWNWPQELELLDVILYGLPMPLRAADLLRLEQLPTDRPAWLLIKDSVHDSREARQQALSCQLPKPWCDRLLFWSGESADLRRGLHPVRRHFAQPSRSREITKQRLLTSLHRRWQAELEQLRRERFRSLLQRSQWIVAGVVIASPVPSVDLLAVAVVNGLMVKEMAQIWGCSWSSEVLQVVARQLGTAALGQGVVEWSGQALLGMAKLDGGTWLAAGMLQGLSAAYLTRVVGASMADWMALNAGVAQPDLDDLKRQAPLLVAKAAERERMDLPGFADQARAWLKTNQFAGA from the coding sequence ATGCCGGTTCCATCAATCAGCACCATCAAGCTGATTCCATCCATCGCAGGGAAACTTGCTCTGGCTGGAGGGACCCTGGCTTTTGGAAGTTGGCTGTTCAGCGACCTGGTTCACCTCCCCGGTGGAGGCGCCGGCTTCTTGGTCTTGGGAGCTGGTTTCTGGTGGATGTCCCGTCCTTCTCGGCCTCCTCAATTTTCAGAGCCGTCCTCAATCTCTGGATGGATCCGTCGTTGTGAGGCGGTGCTGGCGCAGTTCACTGAGCTCGAGCTGGCGTTAGGTCTCGATGGTTTGCGATGTCCTCGCGAACAGGAGTTGGATCTGTTGAAAGCTCAGCATGCGCCTCTCAGTGTGGGTGTGGTAATTAGTGAGGGCGGGACTCATCCGAGTACTTCCGAGCTTCACAACGCTTTGGAAGGTTCCAATTCACTTGAGCTGTGCATCGCAAAGCCGTTGCCAGTGGTTGCTGATGCTTGGAACTGGCCTCAGGAGCTTGAGCTGCTTGATGTGATCTTGTACGGACTTCCAATGCCGCTGAGGGCAGCTGATCTTTTGCGATTGGAACAATTGCCCACGGATCGCCCCGCTTGGTTGCTCATTAAGGATTCTGTTCACGACTCTCGCGAAGCTCGACAGCAAGCCTTGAGCTGTCAATTACCCAAGCCATGGTGCGATCGACTGTTGTTTTGGAGTGGTGAGTCAGCTGATCTACGGAGAGGCTTGCATCCAGTGCGACGCCATTTTGCTCAGCCTTCTCGGAGCCGCGAGATCACCAAGCAACGCTTGTTGACCTCTCTTCATCGCCGTTGGCAAGCAGAGCTAGAGCAGTTGCGTCGTGAGCGATTCCGTTCCCTGCTTCAAAGGAGTCAGTGGATTGTGGCGGGTGTGGTGATTGCCTCCCCTGTCCCAAGCGTTGATCTTCTTGCTGTGGCTGTGGTGAACGGCTTGATGGTGAAGGAAATGGCTCAAATTTGGGGCTGCTCCTGGAGCTCTGAGGTGTTGCAGGTTGTGGCTCGCCAGTTGGGGACGGCCGCCCTTGGGCAGGGGGTTGTGGAGTGGAGTGGTCAAGCATTGCTTGGCATGGCCAAACTTGACGGTGGTACTTGGTTGGCGGCAGGGATGCTTCAAGGCCTTAGCGCTGCCTATCTCACTCGCGTAGTGGGTGCATCAATGGCTGATTGGATGGCCCTTAATGCCGGTGTTGCCCAGCCTGACCTCGATGATCTCAAGCGACAGGCCCCGCTGTTGGTTGCGAAGGCGGCAGAGCGTGAGCGAATGGATCTTCCCGGTTTTGCTGATCAGGCCAGGGCATGGCTCAAGACGAATCAATTCGCCGGTGCATGA